CGCCCGGCAATGATGTGAGAAATGCTCGAACGCTGTATTCCTATCTCATCCGCAAAATGTGATGGGGATATATTTTTGTCAACAAGTATCTGCTTTATCTTCTCGTTCAAATCCATCGTAGGATACATTATTAAACAGTTTAATATTTACAAATATCAACACACAAATATAAATTGATTTATTAATGTAAACAACACATTTGTAAATTCTTAAGTTTAATATTTTAAGCAATTACAAATGTAAATTAGTTGATACTATTTAATATTGTAAACAGTTTAACAAATAGAAAGATACGTGTAATTTTAGATTTACAAATGTAAACACAAAAATAAATGCGATATTCAATCAAGAATACCGCATTATAATTTATTAAACCGGGAAAGTTAATAACTGCAATTGTAAAGGATGCAGAAAGTTAAACTGTAACGTTATTTTCTCTCAACGCATCATTAAGAGAAGTCTTTAAATCTGTACTTGGCTTACGTTTTCCAATGATCAATGCGCAAGGAACATGGTACGTACCAGCAGGAAATTCCTTAGGTAAGGTACCAGGGATCACAACTGAATCGGCAGGAACAAATCCTTTATATTCTACCGGCTCTGGTCCTGTAACATCAATAATTTTTGAGCTTCCTGTGATCGTTACACCAGCGCCTAAAACAGCTCTTTTACCGATATGTGCCCCTTCCACAACGATGCAGCGGGAGCCAATAAATGCACCATCCTCAATGATAACCGGAGCGGCCTGAACGGGCTCCAAAACACCACCAATTCCAACGCCACCACTAAGGTGAACATTCTTACCTATCTGTGCGCAGCTACCCACAGTTGCCCAGGTATCAACCATAGTTCCTTCATCTATGTAGGCGCCAATATTAACGTATGAAGGCATCAAAATAACTCCCTTGGAAATATAAGAACCGTAACGTGCAACGGCCGGAGGAACCACCCGAACACCCAGTGCTTCGTACCCTGTTTTAAGTTTCATTTTATCATGATACTCAAAAATCCCGGTTTCAAGTACTTCCATTTTTTGAATAGGGAAATAAAGAATGATCGCTTTTTTTAGTGATTCATTTACAACCCAAGTACCATCTTCCTGTGGTTCTGCCACACGAAGACGACCTTTATCGACTTCCTCAATTATGCTTTTGATTAATTCTACATTTTCCGGATCCTTCAATAATTCCCGGTCAGACCAGATGTTTTCGATTTGAGTACTAAGGCTC
The nucleotide sequence above comes from Dyadobacter subterraneus. Encoded proteins:
- a CDS encoding 2,3,4,5-tetrahydropyridine-2,6-dicarboxylate N-succinyltransferase; this encodes MSLSTQIENIWSDRELLKDPENVELIKSIIEEVDKGRLRVAEPQEDGTWVVNESLKKAIILYFPIQKMEVLETGIFEYHDKMKLKTGYEALGVRVVPPAVARYGSYISKGVILMPSYVNIGAYIDEGTMVDTWATVGSCAQIGKNVHLSGGVGIGGVLEPVQAAPVIIEDGAFIGSRCIVVEGAHIGKRAVLGAGVTITGSSKIIDVTGPEPVEYKGFVPADSVVIPGTLPKEFPAGTYHVPCALIIGKRKPSTDLKTSLNDALRENNVTV